A stretch of DNA from Balearica regulorum gibbericeps isolate bBalReg1 chromosome 7, bBalReg1.pri, whole genome shotgun sequence:
TAAAACTTTGCTTTCAGCTACTTTGTCTTTATTGTGTGAGGCATTGCAGGGCTCAGCCTAGCCACGGTTTTAGCATGGCAGAAAAATAACGTGGACCTCAGCGAAGTGTAACAGATCCCGTTTCTCCCAGTCATTTTCCATCACTAGGTGTAGGAGAGCTGCATGCCTGCCAGGCCAGCTTATGCTGTGTCACTCCTGCCTGCTCAGGCTGAGGTGGGTGTGGAAGTGGGAGAGGTGGGAAGGAACATGGTTTCtccagttttctgtttgttactCTGCTATATTTGTTATCTGGATTCTTAAGTAATGAGTGCTTTGAATTTTGTGATTATGTTACGGTGATGTGTAGTTAATGTACTAATGTTCACTTGAGCTAGGATCATGGTAAcagtgtggtttgtttttttttttttaactgttcagaaaataacttaaatacaaatacaaagaTTAAGCTGTGAatctctcctgttttccttttgggGTGAAGGACACTGTCAAAATATCAAGCCTGTATCTTCCTCGAGCCCCATGTACGTGAGTTGCACTTCAGCTACACATGCGTTATACACGACATTTGCAGCGTGAACACCTGGAAGTGCTGCGGCCGTAAGGTGGATGGCTTTGCCTCGAGGCCTGGGTAGATGCAGCTTCACAGGACACACGGAGCCTGCGGTAGCCAGTCCCACCTCAGAGCTGCCACTCATTGATGGACACGGCATAAAAGACTGTTCTGGCAGTCAGAAAAAACACCTATTCCTAAAACCACAGCatactttttaattaacaaaCTCTCCATTCATAGCTGATGGCCTCTGGCTGGGGCAAATGAGTCCGCCCTGTAAGCCAGAGAATGGATGTGACTGACACAGAAGAGCTGAAGCCATCCTGCCCATTAAAAAAGCTTGGGGGAGAAGCTATAAAGACTTTGTGTTTTTCTGGGTACTGTTGCAAGATCCTGGTAGGAGAAGCACAAATTTGTTTTATAAGCTAATCAGAATCCTGCTGTTCAATAATGAGTGAGTAATTGACATATCGCAGCACCGCCACGCAGCTCCATGGCTGGGGATGCTGTCATGCTTACGGCTCGCCCGAATTTTAACGCAAGCACCCTTGCCCTCAGAATACCTTTCTCTTAAAAACACTCCTCAGATAGCAGCCTTGgatctttccattttatttaacagCCCCTTGTAAAACAAAGGCCACCGCAGTTTTAAGATCCTAGCTCCTGGGGTggtcagaaaacaaacaaacgcCGTGCTCCCGCCGTCTCTCTCCCTGCTGACTCCATTCTTGGGAGCCAGCGGGGGACTGGAGATTGCAAAGgctcctgcttttctgaagcACTGGGAGCAGGATTCCTGTCACTTCCAATCCCCGTTTCTCCTTGTGACAGGATTCCCAGCAGCCGCATGCTGTGTTTGGCAAGGGTTTGGGGGcgtgttgtgtgtgtgtgtgtatatatatatatttacaccATTTTAACCTTTTCTGTTCCCGCCCTGCTCTTTTCTCCCATCCGATAATAGATTTGGAAGAGGTATTGCAGTGACAGGCTTCGTCCATCGTTTTGGATTAGTCTGTAGCACCGTCTGCAGCTTGACCTAAACAACGCGTGTCTGCCACACACGCAAATGAGACCCCTTTACCTTTCACACTCGCAGTCTCAGGTCTCTGTGTGTACCCAAAGGACGCACATACTACCCAGCCCTACGAGAAATGGGTTCTCCTTGTGGGTTATTTCCAGTTGTTCTTAGCTAGTCTTTCCCCTTCTTGATGTTTAAAGATGAGGATCAGAGTATTCATTCCAGATTTCTAGGGCTGGgacagtgctgtgctgcagggcatGGGCTGCAAAACTTCTCCCAGGAATTCTGGCATCGCATCCAAAAACTCAAGTACTAAAGAgagaatttgagaaagaaaagcaatctcAATTGTAAATTTCCACTGGAAAAGAATGAACACCAGACAGCTTATCTTAAATAGATTCAGTGGTTAATTAccctttctgtttaaaaatgtgtgccTTATTTCCACTTCAAATGAAGGAGGAAAGTAATGTTTACCATAGCTTCAAATTAACAGCATTTGATCAACCtacagctttaaaatgaaatctttttttttattatataaacaCTTTCAAAAGTATAGTAAGCTAGTCTGGAAAGGGGAAATTGGCCAGTTTAGACCTCCTAGGCTAGAATTAATGTAATTCCTACAAAAAACGTTTGGGATGAATTCAGCAGTTGGGTGGTGCTGTGTCAGTTTGAGGAGGGTTAGGATGGCGAGCTCACAGCAAAGGAGGCAGCGTggccaggaaaacaaaatccctgAGCAGATAGACCTGCTCTAGTGCTGCTGTTGATTTCTGCTGGCGAGCTGTCCTGCTGTCCTGGCAGCCCCTGGGCATGGGTTGCGCCTGGTCCCGTTTGTTCAAAGGCTGCGTGCGGCAGAGCTCCCCCCGTGCAATGGCAGACCTGTCAGCGCCCGGCAGGGTGTGGAAATGATTCAACGTTTTGTGGGAATAAGATGCCACTCCTGGGCTTGACAGCCTGGTGCTCTGTCTGTATAGCTGTGCCTgcagaagatttcttttttccaaatactcAAGTTGCTTCACAGCCAACTCACACACTGCCCAGGACACTGTCCCAGTAGGAAGGCACCTGcgctgctggaggagaagactaacagaggaaaataagatCCTACTTGTGCTAATTATCCCATGTAAATCTATTGTAATAGGCTGCAGCCATCTGAGGTCTCAGCCTGTCCCCTTTGGTGGCTGATCCTTCCTTGGCGAGTACAGCTGAGGACGTTTGACGTGCAGGGATGTGACGCCCTTGTAGCAAGCTCCCGGCGGTGTGTGTGTGAGTACCAGCCACTTGGCTTTGCCCTAGGAGAGCTCAGACACACATTCATTATATCCCCAAGGGATACTCTTGTTCCTCATCAGTGTTACTTCCCATCTTAAGCTTTAtctctgaaatgctttgctgacGTGCACCTGGCTGGGAGGTTGCTGAGCTGTGGGGCTGATCTGCCGGCTACCACTGAAGTTGGATAAGGAATATGACCAGGAAAACCTGGGCTTGAAAAAGTCTCACCTGTTAAGGTAAACAGCcttcctgcagctggagaaTGGAGTCAGATGGGTTTTCCAGTGCAACAAGGCAGAGACAGCAGCCGGAGCAGTGCTTTCACTAGGGGCACCACTGAGTTTCTTCTGGAGGCCACTGTGGTTTGCAGAAACTCAAGCCCCCAGTTAACATCACACAGCTGATGTGTCCAAAACTCCCAGTCCCATGCCCAAAGCACCCTGCTGGCCTTTACACAGGCAGATCAAGGTAGGCTTCTCCTCCAAGGGGGCAGCGAGGCAGGGAGGCTACTGGACCATCTCCATTTCTGCAGTGTCAACTCCGAAAGGGCAGCACCGGCAAACTGCTCTGACATTTCAAGCTGCGGAGACGTCTGCGagtggctctgcctgctgcgCCCGTGCTGCCGAGTTCCTTCTCCGCCAGTGCAGGAAAAGGGGTCAGTGGCTGCTAAGCAATGCATCTTTTTGCCTGTGTTTATTTGAGCCACTTACTGCTTCCTTGTGCACTTTTTTCTAGTTTGGAGTAGATGGTGCTGGGCAAACACAAAGAGGCAGCACTGAAGGCCGTGTCCTCTGAGGGGTTTCCATCTCACctaggaaaaggaaacagaCTGTCCCAGTGTGTCGACTTTGCTGCTGCATTCCCTAGTCCTGCAGAAATCCTCATACCGTTTTTCGCAAGTGTTTTATGTCTTTGGTGGGGTCCTGCGTGGCTGGCTCGTGGCTGCCAGTGCCTGGCCccgaggagctgggcagggaggcagaaggCACCAGGTGCTCTGCCattgcagcagggctggttCTGTCCTTCCCCTCCACACAAGCTCCTTGGGGCAGGATGGATCCTACCTCTGCCCACACCATGggcagctgggctctgctgggacCCTGCACAGCACCACGCTGTCAGCTCAGGGGAAGCCCGAAGGAGAACACAGGGCTCCCAACAGCATCTCCGTCCTCCTGGCCTTGGCAAATGCCATTGCTCTGTGCAGGATGCACACTGGGACTGGCTTCTCTGCCTCTCCCGATCCTCCTGGGTTTCTTTGCGTGCCCCAGGCACTGTGTGTGCGATGCCTTGAGGAGAAGAGGCGTGTGGGCATCCCAGGGCATGAAGCGCTGGGACGGGACAGCCCCAGTGCTGCATCTGGGGACCGGGGCAGCAGCGAGGCAAGAGGGGGATGGGAGATCCCAGGAGTGATAGTGGGAGGGGATGAGGGTGGTTTGTGGGCTCACAGCCACTTTTCCCAGCCAAGGGGGATGTTTTAGCCAGGGAGTCATTGCTTGGCGGCAGGGGAGGAACGGGGATGCCCATAAATTGCAGAGACGAGCTCCCTCGCAGCACAGAGCAGCGGGTGTTTCTCACCAGCACTCGTTTCCGTCTTACTGTGTGCTACCGTCACCGGGTCAGGTCACAGGAGTGTCTCCAATTAACCCAGCTCCCTGGTGACCCTTAATTGGCGCCCCAGGctttcctccccctttctccccctgcACATGTTTCTCACCTGTACATCTGCTGCTAAACCTCTGCTCCCAGCATCCCAGCCGCTGCTGGGAACTGGTCGCAGTAAACTCAGATTTACCCCCTAAATCAAGACAGCGGCCACCCCTCTGACTTGGAGCAGTGTGCTGAGGATGTCCCAGCTTGGTCCCTGGCATCTGGCTGTGTTGTGGGAGGGGGACtgtggctgcagggctgagaaCTGGGCTTGGGGATGGGTAAGGGCTTCagtgcagaggggctgggaagCTCCAGGAGGGGTTTTAGGTAGATACTTGGTGGGATGGCTCCGGATGGgagaggtggctgctgctgtttcctcctctccctgtgGCAGAGACCACTGGACTGGGCACATTTAACCCTCGAGGTGCTGATCCCAGAGATGAGCCAGGTACCTGGATGATCAGAGAAGGGAGCATGGCTGTGGGACGCAGCATGACCTGGCTTATCATCCTGTCCCGAgtttgctgctctgccctgtcTTAGCACAGGGCTTGGGATGAGTCCTGGGGGTGTTTagggctgccctgcagccctgcaagTGCTTTGGGCATGGCTGGTACCCACAGGCTACATGTCCTCCTGCCAGATCATCTCCCCCATGGGCATGTCCAACAAATGGATCTTCATTCTGCCTCTCTGGGAATGAAACGGGACCATCCCCTGAAGTACCATGGCTCCCTGCAGGTCTCCCCCTGCTGTGGCCCTGTCACCGAGGTCTCTGCAGCCACCCAGCACACCTGCACAAAGGTAAAGGTGATGCCCCGATCGAGACATGGAGAAACTGAGTCTGCGCAAGACAGGTGCCTGCTCTGGGAAAAGCTGAATGCTGGCAGGCTGGGAAGGGCTTGTGGCGGGGGGAGAGGGCACAGTGCTTTTGGGGAGACCCAGAGGCTCATGTGGAGGGAGGAGACAGGAGCTGGATCAGCCTGTATGGGAGGATGAGGCACCCAGGCTCTCCCTCACCCGAGACAGCCCGACTGGGGCTGGGCACGGCAGGCCCAGAGGTGCCCATGCCCGCggggctctcccagccctgctcctctgtCCCTGTCCCCGCAGGACCCCTCCCGAGGTGGGGCCAGCCAGTCGGGGCCTGTCCCTTTTAAGCCCTTGGAGCTGTTGCCAGCCGTGACTTAGTAGGGTCCCCATCCTTTCAACTGGCTGTTCGGCAAATTAAGAGCTTGCTATTAGGCTGCTAATTAAAGGCACTTCATTAGCAGCAGGGGAGGCAGCTCCTGGCCGCAGCAAAATTGGATTCCTCTGAGCTGCCATGAGCCGAGTCTCTCCtctctggggctgggggctctgcCTCTCCGTGTCCGGGAAAGGCAGCTGCCCTGAGCCATGGCCATGTGGGTCACCTGCCCGAGTCGCAGAGGATGGGGCATATCTGCCCCACACGTCTGGCAGGGTgggagaggggccggggggtgACGGGGGTGTTGGGTGATGTGGGGCTGCCCCTTCACCCCCAGCCTCGggggtgctgcagggatgctgccctGCTTAGGGTCCCCAGGGCCACCCGCATTTGGAGGGGACGTGCTGGGGCAGAGCATCACATCGGTGGTCCTGCTGTGCCCCGTCCCGGCCATGACCCCTCAGCGGGCTGGGCAGCCCGGAGGTGCCGGCCTGCCCTTGCCCCTTCCCCCGGCAAGGCGGAGAGGGCCCCGGACTCCTCCTCCGGCCGCTCAGGCGCCTCCAATGAGCCCCGGGGGcacccaggctgcctgccctgccctgccctgccttccctctccccctccttcttccatCTAAAAATGGGAGAGACGAACCAGGCCGCCGGACCGgggctgccttcctccccctcccctcctcctcctcctccgccccgCTCCGGCTGCAGCTTCTCCCCGACGGCCGGGCAAGAGACCCCGCAGCCCGGCGGGGACATCACTGGGGTGAGCTCCctgcgggctggggggggggctgtcccATCCCCGCTCCCTGtctgccccccagcccctgggctgaaacccccccacacacacccccccacaccctccccTCCGTTTCCCGGCTCGGGATTCCTGATGGGATTAGCGGGGATTTGCTGTGCGTGAGCCGGGAGCTGCTGGGCGCTACGGATCCGGCTACcgtgctgggggggctgcggggagagcCGGGCTCTGGGTGCTGGGAGCGGGGCAGCTCCCGGGGGACGCAGGCTCCCCCCGCACCCTGCCACAGCCCTGTCGCTGCGGGGCCGTGGGACGCTTATTGCTCCAGGGGAGACAGCCGGGtgcagcacccaggggtgccccTGCGGCTGGGGACTGCCCTGAATGCCTCTTGGGTCCTGCTGGGCACCCCGATCCCGGGGTGGGCTAGTCTCAACCCCCCGCGGGCTGGGTCAGGGCTGCAGGGTGTCCTTCCACAGCCCTGGGTTCCCCCAGTGAGGTCCTCCTGCAGCCCGAGCAGGTGACAGAGGTGCAGGTGGGGCCAGGGTTTAGGAGGTGGGTGCGTGCGGTGTTTTGGGAGTGCTGGGACCTGCCGCAGGGAACTTCACCTTTCAGTGGTGCCGGGCCTCCCAGGCGGGGGGGGTATGTGTGGGGCAGCTCATAGCAGTGCCATTTGGGTGCCCCCATCTACAGGAGGGGATGGGTGTCTCCCCCTCCTTTGCCTGCCCCTTTCTGCCCACTGCCCCcacccagccccggggcaggggtgCCTGGGACCGGCAGCTGGGACAAGCAGCCTGAGCTGGGCCAGCGCCAGGGTTAAGCCTCACGCCACAGCCATGAGACCAGCCGTGGGGAAGCTGGAGCAGCCTGGATGGGTGCTGGGTGGTGGCATGAAACGGTGCTCAGCATAGGGCTCCGTCACGTTGGGGTCTTTGCCCTGGGCTTTGCTCTGGGCCAGGGCCATCCAAACGGGAAAAGGGGCTCATGCCACGTGCGACCTTGGCCCCCGGTTCTGCCAGCTAGGGCTGTGCTgattcctcctcttctctcccagcACCTCACTTTCCCCCTGCTGTGGGTCACCCTCCTGGTGTCCTTTGGCTCCTCCATGCTCTATGGCTACAACCTGGCTGTGGTGAACTCGCCGGCCGTGGTAAGGGATGGGCAGCCTCTccaggagcaggggaagggctCTGCGTCCCTCCCTGGGAGGGTGGAGGTACCGTTACCCAGCAGGCCCACATCAAAATGGTGGCATTTCCCTTGGGCAGTCACCCACAGAAAGCAGTCTGGGGAGAAGGATGGCATGGGAGGGACATGGGAACCTGGGTTCATGTACTTCTCCCAGGCTGGTCCCCCCAGAAGGTGGGGGCTGGGGAAAGCTGCCCACAACCTCCTTGCTCCAGCTCCAATTCTGCCTGTGGCATATCTAAGTTGTCCTTAAACCTGTCTGGTGCTGAGGCTCGCTGAGCAACCAGACCAGCACATCCTAGTCATCCCCAGTCACGTCCTGCCCTGCATCTCCTGCAATGCTGTTAAACCCGTGGCATTTTCCCTACGGGGCCTGTCTTCCCTgtcttcccctttctcccaaTGCATTTGGTGCCCGTGTGTCTCTCTCTGCCTCGCAGCACATAAAGGCTTTCTACAATGCCACTTGGTCCCAGCGGTATGGGCATGGGCTGGCCCCTGGCCCCCTGACCCTCCTCTACTCCCTGACTGTCTCCATCTTCGCCCTGGGTGGGCTGGTGGGCTCCTTGCTGGTTGGAGTGCTGGTGGAGCGATATGGCAGGTAAGGGGGTGGCATGGGACAGGGTCCTCAAGGGATGAGATGGGGCCAGAGGGGCTGCCCTGTTGCTTGTGCCCTGCTAGGAATGGCACGCTGAGCCGCAGTGCTCTCTTCATCCTCATGGCCGGTGGCTTCATGGGCTTCAGCCGGGAGCTGGGGTCCCCCGAGATGGTGATCATTGGCCGCTCCATCACAGGGCTCCACTCAGGTAGGTGCTGCctgggctgtggggctgtgcgTGGCCCCTTCCTCACAGCTCAGTCCCCTACAGCCTATTCACAGGGGGATGGAGAAGACTTCATATTGCCTATGGCCACAGGCTCTGCAGTGGAGGTCTCCATGGTTCAGGCAGCGCAACCTGCCTGGCCATTGGGTGCCCACTGTGGATGGTGCTGTGCATGGGAGGAGATGCACCGATGGTCTGGCTGGGCACCCTtcttcctgctgcctctcccaTCCCGGTCCCTCCTGTCTGCCCCAGGTATCTGTCTCAGCGTGGTGCCCCTCTACCTGGGAGAAATGGCACCCAAGAACCTGCGGGGTTTCCTGGGCCTCATGCCCAGCATCTTCACCTGCCTGGGGGTTTTCTTCGCACAAGTCCTGGGCCTCCCggagctgctgggcaaggtGAGCACAATACCCCAGCCCATGTGCGCTGCGCCCTGCTCTGCCGTCCCCATGACACGTCCTGCGTTGACTCCTCTCAGGACCGGTTCTGGCCTCTTTTCCTCTCGGTGGTGGTCATTCCCGCCTCCCTCCAGCTCATGCTACTGCACTGCTTCCCCGAGAGCCCGCGGTACCTGCTGATAGAGAAGAACGACATCTGCGAGGCCACCAAGGGTGAGGGGATGTCCTGGGGGACATTTGCTCTGGGAGGTGCTGGGCGCTGGTCCAAGGTCTCCGAAGACCAAGGTGCCTCCTCATAGCATCCTTCCACACCCAGACCTGACAGCCCACCATAGTCCTGATGGTTCAGCCCTTCTGTCCCACCCAGTTGGGTCATAGGATTTCCATGGTGCCCATCACCATGGTGTGAGGCACCTCCTCAGTTCCTGTGGATGCTCAGCCCCATGGGTCAGGGAGGTCCCCAGGGGCGGCCGAGCCAGGGCAGAGCCAAGTCCCTGCCCTGTGCCATACCTGTGATGGGGAGACGCATGCCTGTGACTCCCActctccctgcagcactgcacaggTTCCTGGGGACACCTGACGTGCAGAATGTGATCGAGGAGatgaagaaggagcagcagtCACTTTCCTCCGTGGAGATGGTCTCCGTCTGGCAGCTGCTGCGGGACCGCTCTGTCCGCTGGCAAACCCTctcggtggtggtggtgaatgCCGGCATGCAGCTCTCAGGGATCGATGCTGTAAGCCCTGCGGGGTCCTCACCCTGGGACCTAGGTCTGCAGAGGCTGAGCTGAGTCCTGGAAACTCATTTCATCAAATGCCCTGTGGCTCTATCCCCCTGGCTCACACTAAGTCCCCTCTTCGGCAGATCTGGTTTTACACCAACACCATCTTTGAGAAGGCCGGGATCCCTGTATCCCAGATCCCCTACACCACCGTGGGCACCGGCGCCATTGAAGTTGTTGCTGGGCTGATTGGGGTGAGTGATGGACAGACAGATGGATGCAGCCCCTCAGTGCCAGAGCCTTGTTGCCAGGTCCCTGCACCATCAAATgtggggggggctggagggaccCCAAATGCTGCCTGCATCACAGCATAGCCCCTTTGCTCTTTGCAGGGAAATGGAGTGATGGGATGAGAGGGACTCAGTTTGTGGGGTCACATCTAAAAGGGGTGGGAGAATTTTGGGATAAGTGTatagcagggaggttggaggGGAGATGCCAGGCAACGAGCAGGTTGGAGGTGATGGAGGGGACTAAGCGATTCCTTCTGGCTCCTGATTTCATTGTCACTCTGTTAGCAGAGCCACATGTCCCcatctgccccccccagccaagCACCGGCCTGGCCCCAGGCtagcagccccggcccccccccagccaggccTCATTTAGCTGGAGAGTTAGCACTGGGCCAGGCAGATTTATGGCGCTCGTCCCATCTGCGAGTGTCACCCGGGGCCAGCCCAAGCCACCCGGCACTAAATCCGCTCCCTGACAATTAGAGAGATAGATGGACAGGTGGCTGCTCCCAGAAAACTGGGGCTGAGTGAGGGggcttctcccctctccccataCCTCAACCCATGGCAGAGTGGGGTCCCCCAGTCACTCCTCTGCCCCTCTGAAGGGtgcccccttctcccctcccctgccctggccgtggggctgccccagcccccagcagccgcCCGGCATGCAGCCAGATTGCTCGGGAGCAGCCCTGCAAATGGCCCCCGACGGATGTGCCGAGATTGGTTATAAAATTACAGGCATTTGTTCAGCTGTCAATACGCTGCCTGCTCCAGCCGCTGCTGCGCTGTCTGCCCGCACCCTGCCTCCTCTGCCCACTGCCCCACAAACAC
This window harbors:
- the LOC104634237 gene encoding solute carrier family 2, facilitated glucose transporter member 9 isoform X3, coding for MGETNQAAGPGLPSSPSPPPPPPPRSGCSFSPTAGQETPQPGGDITGHLTFPLLWVTLLVSFGSSMLYGYNLAVVNSPAVHIKAFYNATWSQRYGHGLAPGPLTLLYSLTVSIFALGGLVGSLLVGVLVERYGRNGTLSRSALFILMAGGFMGFSRELGSPEMVIIGRSITGLHSGICLSVVPLYLGEMAPKNLRGFLGLMPSIFTCLGVFFAQVLGLPELLGKDRFWPLFLSVVVIPASLQLMLLHCFPESPRYLLIEKNDICEATKALHRFLGTPDVQNVIEEMKKEQQSLSSVEMVSVWQLLRDRSVRWQTLSVVVVNAGMQLSGIDAIWFYTNTIFEKAGIPVSQIPYTTVGTGAIEVVAGLIGTDLPWMRYVSVACVIGIIAGFCMGPAGVPFLMTAEFFTQSHRPAAYIVGGSINWLCNFTIGFIFPFLQMSAGAFCYLVFCGICLLVALYVYLIIPETKNKTFMEISHIFATRRSFLSIPAHLIGMMKLDGYGALESSSLESLGSSRT
- the LOC104634237 gene encoding solute carrier family 2, facilitated glucose transporter member 9 isoform X4, whose product is MGETNQAAGPGLPSSPSPPPPPPPRSGCSFSPTAGQETPQPGGDITGHLTFPLLWVTLLVSFGSSMLYGYNLAVVNSPAVHIKAFYNATWSQRYGHGLAPGPLTLLYSLTVSIFALGGLVGSLLVGVLVERYGRNGTLSRSALFILMAGGFMGFSRELGSPEMVIIGRSITGLHSGICLSVVPLYLGEMAPKNLRGFLGLMPSIFTCLGVFFAQVLGLPELLGKDRFWPLFLSVVVIPASLQLMLLHCFPESPRYLLIEKNDICEATKALHRFLGTPDVQNVIEEMKKEQQSLSSVEMVSVWQLLRDRSVRWQTLSVVVVNAGMQLSGIDAIWFYTNTIFEKAGIPVSQIPYTTVGTGAIEVVAGLIGCFTIEKLGRRPLIITGFCAMGICSAGITVSLLLQTDLPWMRYVSVACVIGIIAGFCMGPGPSSEKVLAAFPRPLEVSPAGITVSIILPLTEHGHESGLKQRGVKPGLVYPVDVLAELLTDL
- the LOC104634237 gene encoding solute carrier family 2, facilitated glucose transporter member 9 isoform X2 codes for the protein MGETNQAAGPGLPSSPSPPPPPPPRSGCSFSPTAGQETPQPGGDITGHIKAFYNATWSQRYGHGLAPGPLTLLYSLTVSIFALGGLVGSLLVGVLVERYGRNGTLSRSALFILMAGGFMGFSRELGSPEMVIIGRSITGLHSGICLSVVPLYLGEMAPKNLRGFLGLMPSIFTCLGVFFAQVLGLPELLGKDRFWPLFLSVVVIPASLQLMLLHCFPESPRYLLIEKNDICEATKALHRFLGTPDVQNVIEEMKKEQQSLSSVEMVSVWQLLRDRSVRWQTLSVVVVNAGMQLSGIDAIWFYTNTIFEKAGIPVSQIPYTTVGTGAIEVVAGLIGCFTIEKLGRRPLIITGFCAMGICSAGITVSLLLQTDLPWMRYVSVACVIGIIAGFCMGPAGVPFLMTAEFFTQSHRPAAYIVGGSINWLCNFTIGFIFPFLQMSAGAFCYLVFCGICLLVALYVYLIIPETKNKTFMEISHIFATRRSFLSIPAHLIGMMKLDGYGALESSSLESLGSSRT
- the LOC104634237 gene encoding solute carrier family 2, facilitated glucose transporter member 5 isoform X1, with protein sequence MGETNQAAGPGLPSSPSPPPPPPPRSGCSFSPTAGQETPQPGGDITGHLTFPLLWVTLLVSFGSSMLYGYNLAVVNSPAVHIKAFYNATWSQRYGHGLAPGPLTLLYSLTVSIFALGGLVGSLLVGVLVERYGRNGTLSRSALFILMAGGFMGFSRELGSPEMVIIGRSITGLHSGICLSVVPLYLGEMAPKNLRGFLGLMPSIFTCLGVFFAQVLGLPELLGKDRFWPLFLSVVVIPASLQLMLLHCFPESPRYLLIEKNDICEATKALHRFLGTPDVQNVIEEMKKEQQSLSSVEMVSVWQLLRDRSVRWQTLSVVVVNAGMQLSGIDAIWFYTNTIFEKAGIPVSQIPYTTVGTGAIEVVAGLIGCFTIEKLGRRPLIITGFCAMGICSAGITVSLLLQTDLPWMRYVSVACVIGIIAGFCMGPAGVPFLMTAEFFTQSHRPAAYIVGGSINWLCNFTIGFIFPFLQMSAGAFCYLVFCGICLLVALYVYLIIPETKNKTFMEISHIFATRRSFLSIPAHLIGMMKLDGYGALESSSLESLGSSRT
- the LOC104634237 gene encoding solute carrier family 2, facilitated glucose transporter member 9 isoform X5, with the protein product MGETNQAAGPGLPSSPSPPPPPPPRSGCSFSPTAGQETPQPGGDITGHLTFPLLWVTLLVSFGSSMLYGYNLAVVNSPAVHIKAFYNATWSQRYGHGLAPGPLTLLYSLTVSIFALGGLVGSLLVGVLVERYGRNGTLSRSALFILMAGGFMGFSRELGSPEMVIIGRSITGLHSGICLSVVPLYLGEMAPKNLRGFLGLMPSIFTCLGVFFAQVLGLPELLGKDRFWPLFLSVVVIPASLQLMLLHCFPESPRYLLIEKNDICEATKALHRFLGTPDVQNVIEEMKKEQQSLSSVEMVSVWQLLRDRSVRWQTLSVVVVNAGMQLSGIDAIWFYTNTIFEKAGIPVSQIPYTTVGTGAIEVVAGLIGTDLPWMRYVSVACVIGIIAGFCMGPGPSSEKVLAAFPRPLEVSPAGITVSIILPLTEHGHESGLKQRGVKPGLVYPVDVLAELLTDL